One genomic window of Stigmatella ashevillena includes the following:
- a CDS encoding RidA family protein — protein sequence MARKTLHSDNAPQAIGPYSQAVQVDAGKMIFLSGQIPLDPKTMELVQGDVVAQTERVMQNLQAVLAAGGVDFSHVVRCTIFLTDLGDFSKVNEVYGRYFTGAPPARVTVQVAALPRGAKVEIDAIAVLNPA from the coding sequence ATGGCGCGCAAGACGCTTCACTCCGACAATGCCCCGCAGGCCATTGGTCCCTACTCGCAGGCGGTCCAGGTGGACGCCGGGAAGATGATCTTCCTGTCCGGGCAGATTCCCTTGGACCCGAAGACGATGGAGTTGGTCCAGGGGGATGTGGTCGCGCAAACAGAGCGCGTGATGCAGAACCTTCAGGCCGTGCTGGCCGCGGGCGGGGTCGACTTCTCTCACGTCGTGCGCTGCACCATCTTCCTCACCGACCTGGGGGACTTCAGCAAGGTGAACGAGGTGTACGGGCGCTACTTCACCGGGGCTCCTCCGGCCCGCGTCACCGTGCAGGTGGCGGCGTTGCCGCGCGGTGCCAAGGTGGAGATCGACGCCATCGCCGTCTTGAACCCGGCGTAA